In Accipiter gentilis chromosome 22, bAccGen1.1, whole genome shotgun sequence, the following are encoded in one genomic region:
- the COMMD9 gene encoding COMM domain-containing protein 9 — MAALREGDFAALQSLLKAPSKDAVRQLCRQCFSSPPADLGPLAQRACLDLTAGPEEAEQLVSALHSLTRHVVYHGLTRAEDILSLFPENFHQNLKNLLTKIILENISAWRNEAQASQISLPRLVDMDCRVDIKTSSDSISRMAVPTCLLQLKIQEDVALCGNSPVVSALTVELSKETLDTMLEGLGRIRDQLSAVANK; from the exons atggcggcgctgCGGGAGGGGGACTTCGCCGCCCTGCAGAGCCTGCTGAAG GCGCCGTCGAAGGACGCCGTGCGGCAGCTGTGCCGGCAGTGTTTCTCCAGCCCGCCTGCCGACCTCGGCCCGCTGGCGCAGCGCGCCTGCCTCGACCTCACCGCCGGCCCCGAGGAAGCGGAGCAG CTGGTATCTGCTTTGCACAGCCTCACCAGGCACGTCGTGTACCATGGCTTGACGAGGGCAGAAGAtatcctctctctctttccagagAACTTCCACCAAAATCTGAAAAACCTTTTGACTAAGATAATCTTGGAGAATAT ctctgcttGGAGGAATGAAGCACAAGCAAGTCAGA TCTCCCTGCCTCGGCTGGTCGACATGGACTGCAGGGTGGATATCAAGACATCTTCAGACAGCATCAGCAGAATGGCAGTCCCTACTTGCCTTCTCCAGTTAAAG ATTCAGGAAGATGTTGCCTTATGTGGAAATAGTCCTGTTGTTTCTGCACTGACTGTGGAACTGAGCAAAGAAACCCTGGACACTATGTTAGAAGGTCTAGGAAGGATCCGGGACCAACTTTCTGCTGTTGCAAACAAATGA